A stretch of Zootoca vivipara chromosome 13, rZooViv1.1, whole genome shotgun sequence DNA encodes these proteins:
- the SLC25A11 gene encoding mitochondrial 2-oxoglutarate/malate carrier protein, which translates to MAASGPGKPKTSPKSVKFLFGGLAGMAATVFVQPLDLVKNRMQLSGEGAKTKEYKTSFHAVGSILRKEGVRGIYTGLSAGLLRQATYTTTRLGIYTILFEKLTSSDGTPPNFFMKAVIGMTAGAIGAFVGTPAEVALIRMTADGRLPPDQRRGYTNVFNALLRITREEGVPTLWRGCVPTMARAVVVNAAQLASYSQSKQFLLDSGYFRDNILCHFCASMISGLVTTAASMPVDIAKTRIQNMRMIDGKPEYRNGLDVLVKVIRYEGFFSLWKGFTPYYARLGPHTVLTFIFLEQMNKFYKQFFLSA; encoded by the exons ATGGCGGCGTCGGGACCCGGCAAGCCCAAAACGTCGCCCAAGTCCGTCAAGTTCCTCTTCGGGGGTCTCGCTGG catggCGGCCACTGTGTTTGTGCAACCCCTGGACCTGGTGAAGAACCGGATGCAGCTGAGCGGCGAAGGCGCCAAGACGAAGGAGTACAAGACCAGCTTCCATGCTGTGGGCAGCATCCTCCGCAAGGAGGGTGTGCGGGGCATCTACACTGG GCTCTCTGCTGGCCTCCTCCGCCAGGCCACCTACACCACCACCCGCCTGGGCATCTACACCATCCTCTTTGAGAAGCTCACCTCCTCCGACGGGACGCCCCCCAACTTCTTCATGAAGGCCGTGATCGGGATGACAGCGGGCGCCATCGGGGCCTTTGTGGGCACGCCTGCCGAGGTGGCGCTCATCCGCATGACGGCCGAcggcag GTTGCCTCCTGACCAAAGGAGGGGCTACACAAACGTCTTCAACGCGCTTCTGCGGATAACCCGCGAGGAGGGGGTTCCCACGCTCTGGAGG GGCTGCGTCCCCACCATGGCCAGAGCCGTCGTTGTCAACGCAGCCCAGCTGGCCTCCTACTCCCAGTCCAAGCAGTTCCTCCTTGATTCAG GTTATTTCCGGGACAACATCTTGTGCCACTTCTGTGCCAGTATGATCAGTGGTTTGGTGACGACTGCAGCCTCCATGCCGGTGGATATTGCCAAGACCAG GATCCAGAACATGCGGATGATTGACGGGAAGCCGGAGTACCGGAATGGGCTG GACGTGCTGGTGAAAGTGATCCGCTACGAGGGCTTCTTCAGCCTGTGGAAAGGCTTCACCCCCTACTACGCCCGCCTGGGGCCCCACACCGTCCTCACCTTCATCTTCCTGGAGCAGATGAACAAGTTCTACAAGCAGTTCTTCCTCAGTGCCTGA
- the GP1BA gene encoding platelet glycoprotein Ib alpha chain, whose amino-acid sequence MLPCALSVLLATLVAGAPDAAPPCESEMNKIKDLLQVSCVGKGLSSVPAGLPKDTGILLLGSNRLSRVSLASFQHLSALVELDLSNNSLTALDTGGASLPGLQQLDLSVNGLKSLPAFQGMPALKRLALVHNALSQLPAGGFRALRNLDDLELEGNGIRDLPEGAFEGLEKLKDVDLADNLLEELPRELLAGLGNLEILRLERNRLKRVPDGFFPENYFAYLYLAENPWVCDCELVYLRDYILEYETSVYTRVQGPGKEITENKPESVECQAPASEKGRPVMHFQAHCEGPAGDSDGGEEGTWGESPTPLSTEPHAIIHTTLPSTSVRTTPSTAPPTTSVRTTPSTAPPTTSVRTTPSTAPPTTSVRTTPSTAPPTTSVRTTPSTAPPTTSVRTTPSTAAPTTSVRSTPSTAALATSVRSLLFLSSVFLLFYF is encoded by the coding sequence ATGCTGCCGTGCGCCCTGAGCGTCCTTCTGGCGACCCTCGTGGCCGGAGCCCCGGACGCCGCGCCCCCCTGCGAGTCCGAGATGAACAAGATCAAGGACCTGCTCCAGGTGAGCTGCGTGGGGAAGGGGCTGAGCAGCGTCCCCGCCGGGCTGCCCAAGGACACGGGCATCTTGCTGCTGGGCTCCAACCGCCTGAGCCGCGTCTCGCTGGCCTCCTTCCAGCACCTGAGCGCTTTGGTGGAGCTCGACCTGTCCAACAACAGCCTGACCGCCCTGGACACCGGCGGCGCCTCGCTGCCCGGCCTCCAGCAGCTCGACCTGTCAGTCAACGGGCTGAAGAGCCTGCCCGCTTTCCAGGGGATGCCCGCGCTGAAGCGCCTGGCCCTGGTGCACAACGCGCTCTCGCAGCTGCCCGCGGGAGGATTCCGCGCCCTGCGCAATCTGGATGATCTGGAGCTGGAGGGCAATGGGATCCGGGATCTGCCCGAGGGAGCCTTCGAGGGGCTGGAGAAGCTGAAGGACGTGGACCTGGCCGACAACCTGCTGGAGGAGCTGCCCCGGGAGCTGCTGGCCGGGCTGGGCAACCTCGAGATCCTGCGCCTGGAGAGGAACCGGCTGAAGAGGGTGCCCGACGGCTTCTTCCCCGAGAACTACTTCGCCTACCTTTACCTGGCGGAGAACCCCTGGGTGTGCGACTGCGAGCTGGTCTACCTGCGTGACTACATCCTGGAGTACGAGACCAGCGTGTATACTCGCGTTCAAGGCCCCGGGAAGGAGATCACCGAGAACAAGCCCGAGAGCGTGGAGTGCCAGGCGCCCGCTTCCGAGAAGGGGCGCCCCGTCATGCACTTCCAGGCGCACTGCGAGGGGCCCGCGGGAGACAGCGACGGGGGCGAAGAGGGCACCTGGGGGGAGAGCCCCACGCCATTATCCACTGAGCCCCACGCCATTATCCACACGACACTGCCCTCCACGAGTGTCCGCACCACACCTTCCACCGCTCCTCCGACCACGAGTGTCCGCACCACACCCTCCACCGCTCCTCCGACCACGAGTGTCCGCACCACACCCTCCACCGCTCCTCCAACCACGAGTGTCCGCACCACACCCTCCACCGCTCCTCCAACCACGAGTGTCCGCACCACACCCTCCACCGCTCCTCCGACCACGAGTGTCCGCACCACACCCTCCACCGCTGCCCCGACCACGAGTGTCCGCAGCACACCCTCCACCGCCGCGCTAGCCACGAGTGTCcgctctcttcttttcctttcttctgtctttcttttattttatttttag